Proteins encoded by one window of Rhodococcus sp. OK302:
- a CDS encoding alpha/beta fold hydrolase translates to MIEAKYLQVDGALGFVEIVTPENGTAATLPTVLCLHTAGQSGVQWRHVARALSEFGYRVIVPDLPGHGRSEPAAHAPIRSLSVYADWLWKILDLLDVHAPFVIGCSIGGKLTLELATRPSQPLAGAIAMEAEAAPGRVNVDGLRRELEDVASPSRADRTYLGTLASIGRAVPESRAHVIATMHKREDPEISSTDLIGWGTHDVRDRLGDITCPIHLIAGDEDPWIDARSVQSAVDAINESNPGLARYTLLEGIGHYPMEEVGDFASVAHRWLSELSAGSTVEAVS, encoded by the coding sequence ATGATCGAAGCGAAGTATCTTCAGGTGGACGGAGCGCTCGGATTCGTCGAGATCGTGACACCGGAAAATGGTACTGCCGCAACATTACCCACGGTTCTGTGTCTGCACACCGCGGGTCAAAGCGGCGTTCAATGGCGCCACGTCGCCAGGGCGCTGTCCGAATTCGGTTACCGGGTGATCGTCCCGGATCTTCCCGGACATGGACGCTCCGAGCCCGCCGCACACGCACCGATCAGAAGCCTGAGTGTCTATGCTGACTGGCTCTGGAAGATCCTTGACCTTCTCGACGTACACGCACCGTTCGTCATCGGCTGCTCCATCGGCGGCAAACTCACTTTGGAACTGGCAACGAGGCCCTCACAGCCGCTCGCCGGAGCCATCGCCATGGAAGCCGAGGCCGCGCCAGGTCGCGTGAACGTCGACGGACTTCGACGCGAACTCGAAGATGTGGCCAGCCCCAGTCGCGCGGACCGGACCTACCTGGGCACACTGGCATCGATCGGCCGCGCAGTACCGGAAAGTCGAGCGCACGTCATCGCCACGATGCACAAACGCGAGGATCCGGAGATCTCCTCGACCGACCTTATCGGTTGGGGCACACACGATGTCCGAGACCGCCTCGGCGACATCACGTGCCCGATACACCTGATCGCCGGCGACGAGGACCCTTGGATCGACGCTCGGAGTGTCCAGTCCGCTGTTGACGCTATCAACGAGTCGAACCCAGGTCTTGCCCGCTACACCCTGCTCGAAGGTATCGGGCACTACCCGATGGAGGAAGTCGGCGACTTCGCCTCCGTCGCCCACCGCTGGTTGAGCGAGTTGAGTGCAGGCTCGACCGTGGAGGCAGTCTCGTGA